One region of Catenuloplanes indicus genomic DNA includes:
- a CDS encoding chitinase, protein MHGRLQLRHRGRDWGRPFGCPAGHAAYYGRGPVQLSWNYNYKAAGDALGIDLLNNPWRVEQDAAVAWRTGVWFWMTSTGAGSMTGHQAMVGGAGFGQTVRTINGAVECDGKRPDLVQARVTA, encoded by the coding sequence GTGCATGGACGTCTCCAACTCCGGCACCGCGGACGCGACTGGGGCCGGCCGTTCGGCTGCCCGGCGGGGCACGCCGCATACTACGGGCGCGGGCCGGTCCAGCTGTCCTGGAACTACAACTACAAGGCGGCCGGGGACGCGCTCGGGATCGATCTGCTGAACAACCCGTGGCGGGTCGAGCAGGACGCGGCGGTGGCCTGGCGGACCGGCGTCTGGTTCTGGATGACCTCGACCGGCGCGGGCAGCATGACCGGCCACCAGGCCATGGTCGGCGGGGCGGGCTTCGGCCAGACCGTGCGGACCATCAACGGTGCGGTGGAGTGCGACGGCAAGCGGCCGGATCTGGTGCAGGCGCGGGTCACCGCGTAG
- a CDS encoding alpha/beta fold hydrolase translates to MTDLLLLHGLTYDHRTWDPVRAALPPGHRVLAPDLPGHGAAPRRASYALSEVVDVLHARAEAAGLVNPVVAGHSLGAVIATAYAAVHPVSRVVNVDQVLLIGPFGTAVRAAVPVLRGPDWRTVWDRMLAGMGVESLPDAARTLVETATDPRPDLLLGYWSEIIERPAAEIEADAAARLRTIAARGTGYHWVTGREPSERYLAWLHAHAPHAAVTVVPGGHFPHLADPARVARIIAG, encoded by the coding sequence GTGACCGATCTTCTGCTGCTGCACGGCCTGACCTACGACCATCGCACCTGGGACCCGGTGCGCGCCGCGCTCCCGCCGGGCCACCGGGTCCTCGCGCCGGACCTGCCCGGTCACGGCGCCGCGCCCCGCCGGGCGTCCTACGCGCTGAGCGAGGTCGTCGACGTGCTCCACGCGCGGGCCGAGGCGGCCGGCCTGGTGAACCCGGTGGTCGCCGGGCACTCGCTGGGCGCGGTGATCGCGACCGCGTACGCCGCCGTGCACCCGGTCTCCCGCGTCGTCAACGTCGACCAGGTGCTGCTCATCGGCCCGTTCGGCACCGCGGTCCGGGCGGCCGTGCCGGTGCTGCGCGGTCCGGACTGGCGGACGGTCTGGGACCGGATGCTGGCCGGCATGGGCGTCGAGTCGCTGCCGGACGCGGCCCGCACGCTGGTCGAGACTGCCACCGACCCGCGCCCGGACCTGCTGCTCGGCTACTGGTCCGAGATCATCGAACGCCCGGCCGCGGAGATCGAGGCGGACGCGGCCGCACGGTTGCGCACGATCGCGGCCCGCGGCACCGGCTACCACTGGGTGACCGGCCGCGAGCCGTCCGAGCGCTACCTCGCCTGGCTGCACGCGCATGCGCCGCACGCGGCGGTGACGGTCGTGCCGGGCGGCCACTTCCCGCACCTCGCCGACCCGGCCCGCGTCGCCCGGATCATCGCGGGGTGA
- a CDS encoding glycoside hydrolase family 11 protein, with the protein MNDSSPAPRGRRGRIRMFLGAACAAVVTISGLALAGTAHAEADRTLTSNQTGTHNGYFFSFWKDSGNASMTLRADGRYSSSWDRSTNNWVGGKGWATGSRRTVTYSGTYNPGNNNTYLALYGWTRNPLIEYYVVENFGNYNPSSGATRFGTVTTDGGTYDILRSQRVNAPCIDGDRCTFYQFWSVRQQKRSSGTITTANHFDAWARAGLNLGTNHSYQIMATEGYQSQGSSDITVREGTGGGNPTTGPTTPGNPGGGNCTATLSAGEQFGDRFNLNVAVSNASNWTVTLALNGGQSIQNSWNAAVTGTTGTVTARPNGNGNNFGVTIMANGNWTWPTITCRTG; encoded by the coding sequence ATGAACGACAGCTCCCCCGCACCGAGGGGTCGCCGTGGCCGCATCCGGATGTTCCTCGGCGCCGCCTGCGCCGCGGTGGTCACGATCTCCGGCCTGGCCCTGGCCGGCACCGCACACGCGGAGGCCGACCGGACGCTCACCTCGAACCAGACCGGCACGCACAACGGCTACTTCTTCTCGTTCTGGAAGGACAGCGGCAACGCCAGCATGACGCTGCGCGCCGACGGGCGCTATTCCAGCAGCTGGGACCGCAGCACCAACAACTGGGTCGGCGGCAAGGGCTGGGCCACCGGCAGCCGCCGCACCGTCACCTACTCGGGCACCTACAACCCCGGGAACAACAACACCTACCTCGCACTGTACGGATGGACGCGCAACCCGCTCATCGAGTACTACGTGGTGGAGAACTTCGGCAACTACAACCCGAGCAGCGGCGCGACCCGGTTCGGCACCGTCACCACCGACGGCGGCACGTACGACATCCTGCGCAGCCAGCGGGTCAACGCGCCCTGCATCGACGGCGACCGCTGCACGTTCTACCAGTTCTGGAGCGTACGCCAGCAGAAGCGCAGCAGCGGCACCATCACCACCGCGAACCACTTCGACGCGTGGGCGCGGGCCGGCCTGAACCTCGGCACGAACCACAGCTACCAGATCATGGCGACCGAGGGCTACCAGAGCCAGGGCAGCTCGGACATCACGGTCCGGGAGGGCACCGGCGGCGGCAACCCGACCACCGGGCCGACCACCCCCGGCAACCCGGGCGGCGGCAACTGCACCGCGACGCTGTCCGCCGGTGAGCAGTTCGGCGACCGGTTCAACCTGAACGTCGCGGTCAGCAACGCCAGCAACTGGACGGTCACGCTCGCGCTGAACGGCGGCCAGAGCATCCAGAACAGCTGGAACGCGGCGGTCACCGGCACCACCGGCACCGTCACCGCCCGGCCGAACGGCAACGGCAACAACTTCGGCGTGACGATCATGGCCAACGGCAACTGGACCTGGCCGACCATCACCTGCCGCACCGGCTGA